The Columba livia isolate bColLiv1 breed racing homer chromosome 2, bColLiv1.pat.W.v2, whole genome shotgun sequence genome includes the window CAGTGCCAGGGCAAGACAATGTCCACCTTGTCCAAGGCGGCTGTGTCAGTACCAAGGCTCCGGGTGACGCCTGCCTGAGCTTCCTCCACTGAATAGATCAGGACACTGAGAAGGGCACGTGGGGATGGGGATGTGAGGTTACCCCCACAGCCGCAGAGTAGTCAGGGGACACTGCAGTGGAGTCTCAGCAACACGAAGCCAACAAGCACAAGAGCACTGCATTCATATGAAACCCAGCTCTGACCATCCTACCAATGGCATTCTCTTGCTGTCATtggatagaagaaagaatatgttttcatttggaaggaacctacaatgatcatctagcccaactgCCTggccacttcagggctgaccaggTTAAAGCATGTTGTTAGGGGCATTGTCCagatgcctcttaaacactgacaggcttgaggCATTGATCACCTGTCCAGGAAGCCTGTCCTAGTGTTTGACCACACTCtctgtaaagaaatgcttcctaatgctctcatctaaaccttccctgatgcagctttgaaccatttcCATGAGACCTATCACTGgatcccagggagaagagataAGTACCTCTCTCTCCACTTCTCCTCCTCACCACTATTGTCACCTGTGTGCTAGTCAGGTAAATCAAAGCCATGTGGATTTCAGGGAGGAACTGTTGAGAACCTGCTATACAtagtctggggtttttttactttcatGATCCGTCCTGAAAAGTGCCTGtatgtgttttttaatttaaaggcAGAACTGAAttatgctgttttgttttcttcctgtgtacCAGAGCAGTGATCCCAGGCTGTGGGTTCTTCCTGGCACATATCCCAGGCAGCACCACAAAGAGAACAGCCAAACTTTGCTGCCTCCCTTCTTCCACAACAAGGCACGTCCAGAAGCTCAGTGCATCTGTGGAGATCAGCTCTGGTGCTTGGCAGGTAGACAGTGAGAACGGAGGCTGAGTCATTAAAGGACTTATCCTCAGTTCAAAGTCACTTGGTGAGAGATGAGCAGTTTTACTGAGTTGGGAGTAGAGCATATACTGctctctttttgcctttctgcaCCGGAGTAGTCAGTCTGTCATAGTTGAGGGCAGATTTAAACCAGTGCCTTCATATAAAACCTTGCATTCCGATGTGTACTACTAGGGAGTCTGTATGCCTCAGTTGTTGTGACCTAAAATTTCAtgcaatcacagaatggctgaggttggaggGACCTCCAGAGCTCATCTGGTTCAACTTGCtcctcaagcagggccacctagagccagttgTCCAGGACCATggccagatggcttttgaatatctccaaggatggacaCTCCACAGCCTCTTTGGGTCCATGTACTCCTTGTACTGGGAAACCCAGAAACAgacccagcactccagatgtgacCTCACCAGTACTacgtagaggggaaggatcctCTCCCTCAACCTGCAACACTCCTCCTAATGCAGCCTGAGATGACTTTAGCCTTCTTTGCCCTAAAGGCACATTGCTGGTTCATGTTCGATTTGTTTATTCACGGGGACTGAAAAAAGGTAGTAGGTAGGCGCTggatagagactcgaactcttgtgggtctTGCAGTATTTATTGTGGAAGATTcgcaggaacagcagcattgggtcacctcctcagagactgacaatcatacagcagtgtaactagtcattatatagggttctaacaggtactatgcaactaagcaaaatttatcactgtctatcactgtcgatatcctcaagTTCCTTCCGTCccagtggtctgcgggttccacttctttcttggcaagtaccgaaTGAAAGGTCatcgggtcgcagggctagcttcttttgaagttctacctgtctcatttgttatccatagttcatcagtctagcacggaaatcagcaaccctaagaatagcatttatcaatgtcttaactaagggtacaaagcaagcataaagtaaccacgctcgtggttctgggtaagggctatacaggggacaagctgagactttcagccttagcagcacagcttataacactgatataggcctaaaatcctaatttcctatttccCTACAACAGGGACGCCCATATCTCTTCTGCAAAGCTGAGTTTGGAAAGTTTGAGTTTGAAAATTCAAAATCTTTTCTTAAGAAGTACAATTAGAACTATTGCCTTGTGGTTAGCAAAAACCAGTCACAAAGAACAAATCCATAAACTGAATGTATGTTTGACAGGCAGGAATTTAAAGCATTGTAATTCAAGATACCTCAAACTATCTGCAACTATTTAGTGTAAGACCACATTAGATGTAATTCTGTCCTTCCCTTTCCTAAACCATGTTCCTGGAGAAAATTATTACTGGCTACATGAAAGGATTAGATagcttctttcctacttgaaTGAACAATAGTcatgtgtttgtcttttttgcATCATTAGACTTTTCACATTATGACCATCTATAGAGACTTTTCAGATCTACATTTTAAGGAGGAAGGAACACTGGAATGATCAGTTGTGGGATGAAATTTCTTGTGTTCAGGGTAGAAAGAGTGAAATGGAGTTGATGCTGGGCCAAGGAGGGTGAGGTTTGAGTTTTGTCTTGAAAGCTGTCATATGCAGGAAGGGGAACAAActtaaacaggaaaacaatacAACATGAGCAGGGAAAATATTGTAGTCTTTGGCTTATACTGTGTTTGTGGGGAAATAACAGGGTCTTAAGTCACAAATGTTGATTGTatatgcaaaatgtttttatccCATCAGTCATAACATCAACAAGGGTACGTTGAGCAGAACTTCCCATTACTGCTCAGGTCTAATTACAGTGCAGTGCAAGGAGGGAAAACCTAGAATATcggaaaatgaaaacaaagtaacTAAGAACTCTTTTTGCCACACAGTAGGAAGCAGACACTGTATCTGTAATATGTAAATAAAAGTCAGTCTTTGAAGGTGTTGTCCACACAATACTCTTCTGAAACAGAGATGCATGTTATCACATTTATTGTAAAGAATAGCTAACTCTTTTATCCAACCTCTGGAAATGAGAAAGCTCTTCTTAAATGAAACTATGCGGTATTTCTCCAggaataatattaaaatattctacCGTTGCTCCTCAGgcattttttgttctctttgtttAATTGCCTGATCCCTATAAAGGCATTTTTGCAAGACAAGGCCAGTGCCTTTAGGAAATAAAAGATGATTGGGACATTGTAAAATCAGGTGCAAAGATATTCAAGAAGAGCAAATTAGTCAGAATAGAACAGCTATACTGCAGTACCAGTAACCTTAAGAACAAAAGTGACAAAGAATTCTTTATACAGACAAAACCCCAGTCTTAAGCATTCTCAAACAATGTTGACATTGCTACCATCTATCTCTTTGTCACTAAGAAAAATCAGCACTTTCATTTAAAGGACTTATAGTTTagaaagaagagcagagaaTTATATTTTCAGTAGAAATAATATTTGTGGAAACCAATCTTTTCTCCAAGTTTAAATCAAGAAAATGTCAAGGATTGTGAATATATGTGGTAAGAGGGAACTttgattctctttttttttttcctttatggcTGGAGTAAAACAGGATTTGAAATCAATACACTAAAATAGTGCATATAAAAATAGAGAGCTAAAATAGAGAGCTAAAAATGTAAAGAGGCTCTTTAAAGAAATACGGAAAGTAAATTTCTGTCAACATCTTTAAAGGAAATATGATCTGGGCAAACTtagtgccaaaaaaaaaaagagggtcTAAATTAAATTCCTAGGAGAGTAatgaagaaaacataaataaaaacagagaacagaGGCCAAatgcctgctccagtgtggggacACCAAGGATGGTTTAACGTGGACTCTATGGAGCTGAGGGATCAACTCCGAACACAAGGCCAGCAGGTTGCCTCTTCCCAATAGCTACGTTGGAGAGTGTGAACAACCTGTTTTCTCCTTAGATGGGGCATCCCACCAGACCAGACCAAGaatgctggggctgggggaacaGCTGGCAGCTCGGGGCAGGCTGCAGGGTTGGGCACACACAGGACCTGACTGGCCAGGACACACAAATACTCCGAGTTCCTTCCAGTGGATACCaagagttaaaagaaaaacagaaaaataacagaaaggtCAAAGCTCAGAATAAGActtgcttcatttttctcccAAGCTGCTGAAAATCTGTGGGTGTGAATCCCTTTTCCCTCTTGTTGTCCAAAAACCCTGTAAAGGAGCAGTGAGAGAATATGCTAACTGGCAAAGATCTTGTCCGCTCAGCTTTCAAAGGTGCCTGCTGCCATAAAGGCATCAGCCACGGGGTTTGTAAGGTTTTGGTGGGATCCTCCTTGTTCAGAGAGGAATGCTATGCGAGGGTTTATGAATTTTGAAGAATAGTTCAGCCCGCTCTGCAGGCAAGGACAAGACACTGCTCTGCCTTTACTCCTCAGAAATGTGTGCTGTCACCACCGTCCACGTCTGAGAGCACACGCCTTTGTTTGCCAGAGAGGAATTATCTACATTTATGCAAGAAGTCACCAGTCTGCTGCCTTCTTCAGAGAACAAATTTGGGCGTTTCTGAGAGAATAAGTTTCAGACATTCATATTCTAATTAAAGCATCACTAATACTTCATAACGCCGCTTACTCTATTAAAGCTTATATACATAATGTCATTTTAGGAAAATTTCCAgtcacttattttttaaatggcttttttgttgttgttgttattaataAATCTTGTGCTTGATTCATTCACAAAGTCTGAATTCATTCAACAGGCAGTAAAATAATTGGTGAAGCTTTCAGAAGAGATTACCTGCCTCTGAAAAATCAGGCTGCAGATGTTAAAATTGTAACTGCAGGTTTATTAAGAATGTAGgatttttggaaaataaaggcTGCTGTATGGATATTGGAAATTTGACCTCTGAAATACAGTATATCCATATCTGTGGACAATGGGGTATATTTAACTATGGTCTTATCTTTAATGTCTCTCTATATAGCTTATTTAAGTCAATGTTACTGCTTCTTATAATCATCTCTCCCATGTAGGTTTTCTGCCACTAAACTGTAGTTTTGtgctggcttttaaaaataatttttattattagttaAGTGCTAAGTAGATTTAGAACCATGTATATGAGAAACTCTTAAGCACACTTCCTTCCCCTATATAAGTGCTGTTCTTTAAGCTGATGGTATTTCACAGCCAATGAAGCCAAGGCAAAAACTAGGGAGCTGTTTGTTCATGGCTTTTTCAACATTCTCTGCAAAATTTGTTTATAGTCTTTTGGAACTGCTCTTAAATGACTGCTTAGTTCATACAGAGGGTAGAagtccttccttttctctgcccctctgctgtTGTATTAATAGTGCAGGAACTTGGGAACAGTCTGAGTCATACAGAGGAAAGTTCAAGTGTACAACgtctctgctgctggcagtAAGCGCTCTGCACCCTCATATGTGACAGCGGTCATCAGGAATATCAGGAATATGTGGAATTTGGTTCACAGATCTTAATCCCAAAACTTGAGATGTGTTCATTTCCCCCTTTTGTGGTTACTGCACACCTCTTCAGACTCTTCTTGTCCAGATTTTGCTTAGACTactttttttgtcagtttgAGACCTCCAAGATGTAAAAATCACAGCTTCTGTGGCTGCAAAGTTTTGAAATAGGAGGCCAGACCTAAGGACAGCAGAAGGAGGGAGTTTCAGAATAAGAAGAGTTGAAAAACACGGTGTCTAAAGGGTTTTGCATCTAGAGAGGCTCGTGTTCCCAAGCCCTATTTAACCAAATGAGTTTGTACAAAATGCGTGTAGGAAAGGAAGGAGTTTGTACCACTAGCAATCTTTTATGGGCTTTTCGTAAGCCTGAGAGAAGTTTTTAAGCTATGATTCTTAATTCAAGGCTTTTTGTCTAATCTAGACAGAAAGAGATGTTAAGGAAAGGGATATTAACCAAATAATCACAGCTGAGAGCTACAACAGCTATAATTTCACACTTCAGGTAGAAGAGGACAAGACCAAGCCACTTTGGATGATACCCGGACTTAAAACTTTCAGTGTATGTGTGACATGGAACCAGGTACACGGCTCCCTGATCAGGTTGAAAGCCAACACTGGTATCCACAGAAAtcacccccctcccctccccaggggcaagacccctgGCTCAAAGCCAGAGAGAAACAGCCCCATTTATTCCCTTTGCAGGTGGACAGCCCACACACAGTGTCACCAGACAACGTGTCCAGTCTGCATCTGTCATGGTCACACAAGTGCCACTCACTGGATCATCTCCAACTCTCTTTCCGCAGTGGGATGGGTCAGAGTTACTGAGTGTGGTACCAGTTCTCACATGATGCTTTCCTGCACAGCACCTGTCCCCGTGTTTCATCCCCCCTAGACCCCCTTCTGACAAACTCCAGCACTAGCACAGGTTGTAGAAAGCTGAACATTTTATTGAGTAGCCACAACAAATTAGACTAGCTGCATGTAAATGTTTTGAGTTATATCTGTAAAAAGTACAGTTCTCTTTAAAATGGATTTCTGGAGCTTTTCCTCCTTTGGTTAAGTTGTTTTTCTCCAGCATTAAGCATTAGTTCTATGTGAAGATGGTTTCTTCATGCTTTTTCGTATACTCTTTTGCAGGTGACCTTATTCATGGTACATTcctggaaagaaaggcaaatgcaaTCAGCTTTTAAGTCtcactaaatatttatttgtcagAAGGCAGAGAATTATATATCCACTGGGAACcagtgtaagaaagaatttgcatttctcctcctttaAAATCAACTGCCCAGACAGTGTAACTCAAGTTTGAGAGCTTCAGAAAGGGAAGTCTGAAATAGTTCTTAGAAGCACAGGACTGAAAGAACATCAAAGGGCCATCCCATGAGTTTTCTAAGCTCCTCTTATAAACCTTTAAGAAGTCTCCTAGGACTTCCATGGGTGATGACTGGTCTCTGGAGCTGAGCAttagccttttttcctttctccttttgtagCTGTGTCCTGCCTTCTTCACACAGATGCGCACAACATACACTGGGTCCTACACAGCTTTCAGAAGTGCAGCTCCTGGCGTTAGCCTCTGCATGTTAGGCTCTGTCCTCATCTAGTTTCCTGTTGGATCAAAGtctgttttcttcagtctttcttaatgaaattattattaaaagctATTTAATTTATTCTCATCTGGTCCCTATCCAaagaaatttaaatattaaattcatggacatattatttttctctaggGGAAGGCAGAACTCTTCAGAAATTTAATGTATGTGTATCGTTTTGTAACATGTAGGAATCTTAGCTGCCTTTTATGAACACGGTTTTTGTCCCTTCCCAGATTCTTCAAAGTGTCTTTCCTAAAACCGGAGGGTGGTGCAGGAAAGCCCCAAACTGCAGATGGGCCTCGCTGGCACCGAGTCAAGCACAACACTCTCTGACCAGATAACACCTACCAATGGAGCCTGGGTACAGGGTGTTGGGgagttttgggattttttggctATAACATTGTTACTGTTGACACTGTTGTTGGTGATCCATAGCACAGTTCCCACAGATTGTGGTTGAGTCTCTACAGGAGACGAACAGGAATATTTTGCATCAGCACAGAACGGACATACTTAACATGGACTTTCCTAAGGCTTCCTCTATACTGTCCAGGACTTAAAGATTCTGACATATAAGAATTTCCCTCATGGGaatggtgtttatttttcctccctacTTTTTCTTAACCATGTCTTGCTATGAATGGAGAACAGGCACCTCCATACCATTCAATAAGTTTAAcagcatttcagttttaataTATACTCCAGACTCATTCAGAGAGACTTCTTGCCAAGTGCACAGAACCATTTCAGATGTTTTCACTCCCTGTGTCTGAATCCAGTGGAATATATCCACCAGATATGTATTCCACACAGTGAATTCAGTGATTAAGTAACAAAAATGCACTCACCATCACCAGGTTCCCATCCACCACTTTTCTCTTTATGATAGTCTCTTTCCCATCCCACTTCTGCACCTGGTTCAGTACACCGTTGTCTAGAGTTATGACGTtctgacaaacaaacaaacaaaaaggtaaaCCATGGCTATTTCATCAGGATGCTCTGAGCTGAGGAGAACACTTTCTCCGTGTCTGAAGAGCACTGAGGCACAAAGTGTCCACAGCTCTCTTACTTTTGAAACAGCATTTCTACACTGGATGTCAAAATCACAActctcccctcctgctcccacgTCCCTTTTGAGAGATGTATTTGGAAAGTGCCAATTTGGACTcacctttgtttttctgtcatctGCTGTGATCTCATCAAACTCCTCACCCA containing:
- the LOC102086274 gene encoding fatty acid-binding protein, adipocyte; this encodes MCDQFVGTWKLLSSENFEDYMKELGVGFATRKMAGVAKPSVTISISGDVITIKSESTFKNTEISFKLGEEFDEITADDRKTKNVITLDNGVLNQVQKWDGKETIIKRKVVDGNLVMECTMNKVTCKRVYEKA